tagcCCTGATGGAGCAGATGGTTTTATGGGGTGTACAAAGCCCTTGTctcacccccaccccaaacacgtgtgtctccctgctgctggccatcCCACCCGGCACACAGCAGGTTCCTGGCAGCTTTGGGCCCCTCCTGTGGGCAGGTGTGGGGGTTTTGTGCCTCTTCCTTGGGGTGGGATCATGCTGAGGTCTTTACAAGTTCCTCCAGTTCGGGTTGGCTGTCAGCGTGTGTGCCTTGCAGCAGCGAGGTCTGTGACagggggacagtgacacaggcCATGGAGTCGGGGCACAAGGGGGGGTAATTGATCCGTGGCTCgtgcagagggagctggagcgtgccaggaacagggagcagcccctgggaatGGCAGGCACGCAGCCCCCTGAGCGTGTCCCTCCCCATCTGTGTCCCCTGGGCGCTGTTCCACACGTCCTCCCCTGCCAGGGGACATCGTGTCACCTTCCCCGGGGGCTGTGGCCCAGCTGCTGGGTCCTGCTGCCCGCCAGCCCCTGCGCTGGGGATGAGGAcacctgtcctgctgtccctgcccagctggcaggtGACATCCCAGGTGATGGATTGAGTGTGGGAGAGGCGAGGAAGGAGCCAGGAGCAGCGGCATCATTGCCTCAGCTCCTGTGGGGAGGACAGGGgaggcagctgtgtccccaAGGTGGGGGTGACATCTCTCCTGGCCAGGGTGTGGAGCAGGGGAGGCTGAAGGTGGATTTCATCCCCGAGCTGCCAAGCTCCCATCCTGGCAGGGCCCCACTCATCGCCaggatgagctgctgcagccatgggaTACAGAGCGAGGTTGGGAGAGTTGAGTGGTGGGAACAACCAAAGGGCAAATCCCATGTGGGCAGCTGCAAAAGGGAAAGGTAACCCTTGATTCTCAGcaggagtttgggtttttttggagcaGTTTGGACATCTTCAGGATCTGGAGACCCAAGGTCCCAGACCCTccgagcagggctgggtttgggtgcAGCCGTGTGGTTTAAGGATCAGGGCTGTGTGAatcagcagcaggggctggaaatccagcccagctggggcttgtgcactcctctgctgctgcttcccagtgtAAACTCTGCCATaatccagagcagagctctgcctgcagcacgTGGAGTGAAGATGGATCGGTGCTGGGGccgttccacagcagcacaaacagggCAGCACGTGGGCACGTGCCTGGTGCTATCCTGAGGTGCCAGCCAGACTCCGTGGCAGGTAAATCACCTCTTGAGCCCCCACCCCACATTTAAGGCACAATTAACACTTTCATCTCCAAGGAAAGCCCTTCCCGAGGTGACTGATGTTCAGGGTGGGGAGAAAAAGCTCCTTATAAGGCTGGGTGGCCGTGGCCGCTCCGCCTGCGGCTGCTTCCCCCACTGGCAGCTCCCCTCGTGTTCCTGCGCTCCAGCCAATTTTTAATCAATCTAATTGGCTCCTCTTCTCATCCCACACCATGTGCTCCAGCTTTGGGTGGCTGCCTGACATATGACACACAATCAGGTGCTTTCTAGAGACCGAGCCTGCCTCGTCTCGCTCCCCCCCAGATAACTCCATTGCATCTTTGAAGGTGCTGTAGGTGCCTCCTGCAGGATGCCTGGTTATCTCCTCAGAGCAGGTTGGCTAAATtacctgctttttttcttcaaatcccttccctgctgtgcaggTTTCAAACCCAGAGACAGAATGGGGGGGTGAGAGGATGGTGATGCCCCCAAAGAGGAGCCAAGCAGGTGTGAGAGGCAGGAGAAGTTCCTGcatccctcttttcctttctgtggttATTTAAGCCTGGCCCATGTGGGGTGCCACATTCCTGGGATAAACACACAGATCCTGGTTGGCTTGGTGTGGGTCTGTGAGGGCAGGACACCAGCAACACCTGCTGGTGGGCAGGTGGGACAAACTgaccctgggctgcaggggaaaggGAGCTCCAAGTGTTGCTCCAGTGTTGCTCCTGCTTGGTGTTGGCTTTTCATTCCCCCTTTTGTTTCTGGAGGGGTTTTCACCATATCCTGGTTCTGGTGAGGTTTATCCTCCTGTCACACTCCTggtctgtttttccttcctcctctccctcctggcTCTGTTCTCCTGCCTAGCTCTTTCGGGGTTTTTCCCCCACCCTGGTTTTTCCCCCTGTTCCACTAATTTCACTTTCCACTCCTGTTGCCTTTCCAAGccagctctcagcctctccACCACCTTTCACTCCCATCTCCATTATCATCATTAACACCTCAAAGGGCTCAAGCACCACTTCTCTCTCCACTCCTGCACTCTCTTCACCCTCCCAACCATGGCTTTGTCCAGAGATTCCCTCTCCAGGCATCAGCACTGCATTTCCAAAGCAGCTTCCTGGAAAAAATGTTAGGGCCAAAGGCGCCAGGGAGGGTTTTGCCAGCAATTTGGGCTTTGCCTTGCCGGCCTCTGGTGCAGGGAGATGTGTAATCAGATGAGGGGGTTTAATTGCttgagctgtggctgctcctgctgctccttgcccttgcaagaaggaaaaattagtCCAGAGGACTGACAACTCCAACGgggtttgttgtggtttttttttccagcgCTGACCGTACGATTCATCACCAGGAGATTCATTGGAGACTATGACCCAACCCTAGGTAGGAAAACTCCTTTTTCTTGGGGCTGTCACCCTGGCAGAGCCAACTCTGCCCCCAGATTCACCATattccctcttcttcctcctcaacCAGACAGGCGGCCCGTGGACATCCTGACACCTCCCTGGGTCCTGCAtacctttttccctttctggtCTTATTTAGGCAAAATCTATTGGGATGAGCCTTTGGATTGCACAGGGAAGTGCTGCAGGCTCAGTCATGGGGTTGTGGAATCATGTAGCAtcataggatcacagaatcatttaggttggcCAAGACCTCTGAGAGTCCAACCATCAAACCAACAGTTCCTCCTCAGTTCctcaaattccttcccaatctGCTGGGAGGTGGGTTTTAAAGAACAGGAGGCATCTAAGCCCCTGGAGCCTGTCCTCTCCTGAATTCtaggattttgggttttggtttctttttgcatttgggttgttttttcaGTACTGAAGCCATGTCCCTGCTGGAATGTCCCAGAAATatcccctccttcctctctcctgtggagcccctctccctcccttgtTGCTCCCACACTTTGGTCACTGCTGCCCTCTCAGCCACCCACCCAGGTGACCAAAGCcacctgggctgtggctgctccctgggggtTCTCTCACACACCTTCCCTGTGTGTCCTGCCCAGAAATGATCTACAGGCACGTGGCTGTCATCGATGGGGAGATGGTGCACTTCGAGATCCTCGACACAGCCGGACAGGTGAGCTCAGCTGGGAAAACAACACGGAGCAGAGCGGCCTGCCAGGGaaggcagcccctgctcttCCACTGGCCTAATTCCTGCTGTCTGGAACATCATGGTGGTCATCTCAGGAAAAGGGTGTTTTGGTGAATTTATGTCTAACCTCGTTACAGTGTAATATATtcctccattcccattcccttcaggtaaataTTCCCTCATTCCCATGCGGGGCGTAGCTGTGCTTCCTGTGCCAGTGGAGCATCCTGGCACCTCAAGGGAGCACTGATTCCCCCAGTATCCATGCCAGGACAGGGCTGATGGCTGTCCCCACCTGCCACAGTGCCTAagccaccccatccctgccctgggctgccggtgctgctgtcccttttccctcctACAGCTCCAGAGGTGTttcctggtgctgcttttgTCTGTCCAAGGGGTTCCCCTTCAAGGAAGGGGATTCCCTATACTCCATTTCTCTTCATACACCCACATTCtcctgtggggaggggggatgAGCCCCATCAAAGATCTGGGCCGGGGAAACAATTTGGGGCTGCTCCTTCTCAGCCTCCATGGGGACGGCGCCCTCGGGAGGTTCGCCGGGGTTGCATCCAGCAGCGCCGGCATTCCGGCGGTGCCGACGGAGCCTGTGTATGCCCCGGCAGGAGGAGGACTCCCTGCAGATCGAGGAGAAGATCAAGTGGGGCGATGGCTTTGCCGTGGTGTACTCGGTGACCGACCGCTGCAGCTTCGACGAGGTGATGCGGCTCTGCTTCCTCATCAACCACCTGCACGCCAGCCCCAagcgcggcggcggcaccgccgAGCAGCCCCCCGTGGTCATCGTGGGCAACAAGAAGGACCTGCAGTTCGACAGGATGGTGTCCACCGAGGACGGGGAGAACCTCTCCAAAGCCCTCAAGATTCCCTTCTACGAGATCTCCACGCGGGACAGCTACGAGGAGCCGGTGGCGGTGTTCAGCAGCCTctaccaggagctgctcaggcagggccacTTCTCCCCAGGCTCCTTCAAGAGGAGGACAGTGTCCAAGCTCATGGAGAAGATTCCCAAAATGCAGGCCAGCTCCAGCCTGAACTCCGCAGGCAGGAGCCTCAGCTTTAACTCCTTCAGGGACTACATTCCCGAGTGAGCGCCCGGCTCAGCCCGGGATGGGGgcggctgctggggctgtgccggCTCTCTGGAGGGGAAGGGCAGGACTgcagagggtggcactgggctaCAAAAGCCTCTGGGTTCTTCTTACAGGGGACTTTGTGCCAGCACGGAAGGTTTTCTCCATCCATCTGATCCCTTtgttccctcctccccctctgGCATGGCTGAGGTGACTCGGCAGTGTTGGGACAGGCCTTGGAGGGAGgctcagctgtgttttggtggggctcaaacccagcacaggcacGTTTGGGGGGgctttccccctcccctgagctggctgggtgtatctgcaccccaaatccagcaccCACCATGCTGGGTGACcccaagggctgtgctggctgtcaggctggcagcagccattTTCTGGGGATGGAGCCTGCTTCCTCAGCGTGGCTGATGAGTAAAACCCCTGGAtcctccagcccttccagcccatccaggctgtgctcagtAGCTTGGAGCTGATTCCAGAAGCTGCTTGCCGGTCCCCCTCTGtctgctcctcagctgccctGTTCCCAGAGGGAGAACCACCATGGCTTGAGGAGTTGTTGTTTTGcgcagggatggggcaggaaagGTGTGGGAAGGAGCCAGGCTTGTGGCTCAtgttccttccctccctctgggTGTTGGGGCTGTGTGGCTGCTCggggtggctctgctgggacccTGTGGTGtgacccctctgtcccctctgttgTGACCGACCCCATTGTCTGCTGCCGTGTCCTGTGACAATAAAAACCAAGTTCCCAACAGCCTGTGGCACTCCCAGGATAGGTTATTTCAGGGAGCTTAAAGAAAGGAGTGCATGCTTGTGGGATCACCCTTAAATTAGGGCTGGGCATCCTTCTTATCCTCCCCCTGGCACCATGCGCCCTCCTGGTTCCCTCCACCCCTAAAAGGATTCCCTGCAGGATCACAGCCTGGGAAGCCACTTAGCCCacctccccagcctgctccagaaCCCTCCCAGGCACCCTTTGCCCTCCTACAGCTCCCAGAGGTGTTTCCTGGTGCTGCTTGTGTCTATCCAAGGGGTTTCAAGGAttcattttattccatttctctTCATACCTCCACATTCTCCtgttggggggaaaatgagCCCCATTAAAGGGTTGGGCTAGGAAAGCAATTTGGGGCTGCTCTTTCTCAGCACCTTGATTAAAATCCCAATTTtattgaatttaatttaatttagtgaATTAAAATTCGCTCAGGGCTCTGTGTATGGGCAGAGCCCAAATGGGGCTAAAATGCCTCAGGGGTCTGGACAAGGAGGggatgtttgtttatttgttgtgGGCTTATGGCATTCCCAAGGGAGTTGAACACTGGGAGCTGGGTTTGGaggtttgttttccagcagctggggtggctgttgctgccctggctggagaAGAGCCACTTTGGGAAGCGCTGGGATGGGCAGAGAAGAGCTCAGGAGGGATTAAACTCCACTGGGACACTGAACACACACTTGAGCCTGATAAACGAAGGATT
This Camarhynchus parvulus unplaced genomic scaffold, STF_HiC, whole genome shotgun sequence DNA region includes the following protein-coding sequences:
- the LOC115915903 gene encoding ras-related and estrogen-regulated growth inhibitor-like, coding for MTTASAGRGGGGGGHQRARPGLSPARPPGRSCRSSARRSGERRIPGQPRPGSGMSFPRPLRRSVSLSPARTLRLVVLGQSAVGKTALTVRFITRRFIGDYDPTLEMIYRHVAVIDGEMVHFEILDTAGQEEDSLQIEEKIKWGDGFAVVYSVTDRCSFDEVMRLCFLINHLHASPKRGGGTAEQPPVVIVGNKKDLQFDRMVSTEDGENLSKALKIPFYEISTRDSYEEPVAVFSSLYQELLRQGHFSPGSFKRRTVSKLMEKIPKMQASSSLNSAGRSLSFNSFRDYIPE